The genomic DNA CCCTCAGGGAGGACTCACGAATTCTGAGAGGCGAGGATCATCCGGAGCCCCGGTTCGGGCTTCGCTCGGCTTGGCGTCCAGGATTCGCTTGATCGGTATCGTATTCGGCGATCAGCGCTTTGCAATCGCGGAGGATCTGTCCTCTAAACAACAGGCGCTGTATCGCGTCCATGACCAAGTTCTCGATCTGGGAGAAGTGAGTGAGATTCGGCGGAACGGCATTCTCGTGCGCCAAGGCGACTTGGAAGAATTATTGGAGCTGGCGCAGTCGGATAATCCGACGGTTCCAGGCGGTTCCGCTGGTACCGCGGCGTCCGCCAGCCAGACGCAGACAGCCGGTGTTCCCCTACGGAAAGTTATCGATCGTCGTGAGGTGGAGCAGGCCATGAACGATCTGCCGAAACTCTTATCTCAGGCCAGGGCCGCCCCTCATATGGTGAACGGAACCATCAACGGATTTCGCTTGGACTACATCGCCCCGACCAGTTTCTACGAAAAAATCGGGGTTCAGACGGGAGATGTGTTGCAGCGCGTCAACGGCGTCGATATCCGCGATCCCAGTACCATGTTGAATTTGCTGCAACAATTGAAGAATGAGCAGATCGTCAAGCTCGATGTCCTGCGGAATAATCAACGTTCAACGATCACGTACGAGCTTCGCTAAACAGGCTGTTGAAAAAGCCCTCCGGCTTCGTTCTCACGGGACACTGCCGCCTCACCATCTCGGCGGCGTTCACAAACGTGCCGTGCCTATTCGGCACGGCGTGAACCTCACGGTCTAGGACACGCAAGGGGTCCATCTCTGCGTTAAGAGTGAAGAATGGAGTATCCTTGCCAGGTCGTCGCAAGGGAGAGTATCTTTACGGCCGAGATGGAAGCGTCTTGGAGAGGCGACCTATGTATGATGGTCGCGTGATGGTCGCTCGTCTCTATTCATGAAAGGTCAAGGCAAATTGTCCGAACGACTCGATAGCGATCAGTCCAATACTACCGTCCGTCGCCCTCTGTTGGGACGCATTCTTGGGGAGAAGTTCAACCTTTTGGACTCCAAGCTCGAGGAGGCCTTGGCCTACCAGCAGGAAAAAGGCGGTTTGCTGGGAGAGATCCTGCTGCATTTGCGCTTATTGAAGGAAGAGCAATTACTGGAGGCTCTCGCCCAACAATTTGAAATGTCTTGGATGCCCCATCTCGACAGCACCCAGGTGGACCACGAGCTGATCAAGAAAGTGCCCATCACATTTTGCCGACGATACCGTGTCTTGCCCCTTCGATATGAAGAGGGGGCCATTCTGACCGCATCGACCGATCCTCTGGAAACCGTCGCGCTCGACGATCTTCGATTACTCTTAGGCAAACCGATCAAACCGGTCTTGACCACCAGTGTCGTGCTGCTGGCCTGTTTAAACCGGGCCTACGACGAAATCGCCAATCCGGCCGGCGCAGAACAGGTGATGGAAGACATCGCGGCCAACCGGAGTCTCGACCAACTTGCGCATGAACTCGATGAACCACAAGACCTGCTGGATGCCACCGACGAGGCCCCGATCATTCGATTGGTCAACTCGGTGCTGTTTCAAGCGGTTCGGCAACGGGCGAGCGACATCCATTTCGAATCGTTCGAGCGGGGGCTGGTGGTCCGGTACCGTATCGACGGGGTCCTCTATCCGGTCCTCACGCCGCCGAAGCACTTGCAAGCGAGTATTATCGCGCGCTTGAAGATCATGGCCGGTCTCAACATCGCCGAGAAACGCTTGCCGCAAGACGGCCGGTTCGGCATTCGAACGTCCGGAAAAGATGTCGACCTTCGGGTCTCAGTCTTGCCCACCTCTCATGGCGAGCGGGTTGTGTTGCGGTTACTGGAGAAAGAAAATCGTCTTCTGAATCTCTCTGAAATGGGCTTTTCGAAAGAACGGCTGGCCGTGATCCATCAGCTGATCCAACTGGCACACGGGATTATTCTCGTCACCGGTCCTACGGGAAGCGGCAAAACCACGACCCTCTACGCCGCCTTGAGCCACATCAATGCGCCGGACAAGAACATCATCACGGTCGAAGATCCGGTGGAGTACCAACTGCTGGGCATCGGCCAAATGCAGGTGAACCCGAAGATCAATCTGACGTTTGCCGCCGGACTGCGCTCGATTCTTCGGCAAGACCCCGACGTCATCATGATCGGCGAGATTCGCGACCGGGAAACGGCGGAAATCGCCATTCACGCGTCTCTCACCGGGCATCTGGTATTTTCCACTTTGCATACGAATGACGCCGCCAGCGCTCCCACACGCCTGATCGACATGGGAATCGAGCCGTTTCTGGTGGCTTCATCCGTCGTCGCCGTCCTGGC from Nitrospira sp. includes the following:
- a CDS encoding Type IV fimbrial assembly, ATPase PilB, with the translated sequence MKGQGKLSERLDSDQSNTTVRRPLLGRILGEKFNLLDSKLEEALAYQQEKGGLLGEILLHLRLLKEEQLLEALAQQFEMSWMPHLDSTQVDHELIKKVPITFCRRYRVLPLRYEEGAILTASTDPLETVALDDLRLLLGKPIKPVLTTSVVLLACLNRAYDEIANPAGAEQVMEDIAANRSLDQLAHELDEPQDLLDATDEAPIIRLVNSVLFQAVRQRASDIHFESFERGLVVRYRIDGVLYPVLTPPKHLQASIIARLKIMAGLNIAEKRLPQDGRFGIRTSGKDVDLRVSVLPTSHGERVVLRLLEKENRLLNLSEMGFSKERLAVIHQLIQLAHGIILVTGPTGSGKTTTLYAALSHINAPDKNIITVEDPVEYQLLGIGQMQVNPKINLTFAAGLRSILRQDPDVIMIGEIRDRETAEIAIHASLTGHLVFSTLHTNDAASAPTRLIDMGIEPFLVASSVVAVLAQRLLRRICPDCKRPYRPSEEELSRLDLAVGSDVTLYRGAGCTACSQTGYRGRTGIFELMVMDDEIRRLIGSKADSTAIKQAAIAKGMVTLKQEGAERVIQGHTTLEEVMRITQQEIEVE